In Planctomycetia bacterium, the following proteins share a genomic window:
- a CDS encoding DUF1501 domain-containing protein, with the protein MNSRPHVRCPGPMSRRGFLEAGSLLAGGLGFCDILRSRAATAATSSSTKNDDTSVILIWLQGGPSHMETYDLKPNAPVEYRGLMRPIATKAPGMDICELLPLHARVADKFSIIRSITHEDSQHAQGSVRFLSGRHTPSVDPISEFPCVGPIVAKMREHRQ; encoded by the coding sequence ATGAACTCCCGTCCGCATGTTCGTTGCCCCGGTCCGATGTCGCGTCGCGGCTTTCTCGAAGCCGGCTCGCTCCTTGCAGGCGGCCTCGGTTTTTGCGACATCCTGCGCAGTCGAGCCGCAACGGCCGCGACTTCATCCTCTACGAAGAACGACGACACGTCCGTCATTCTCATTTGGCTGCAGGGGGGACCCAGCCATATGGAGACGTACGATCTCAAGCCGAACGCTCCGGTCGAGTATCGCGGCCTCATGCGCCCGATCGCGACCAAAGCGCCGGGCATGGACATTTGCGAACTCCTGCCGCTGCATGCTCGCGTCGCGGATAAGTTCAGCATCATCCGCTCGATCACTCACGAAGATTCGCAGCACGCGCAAGGTTCGGTCCGTTTTCTCAGCGGTCGACACACTCCGAGCGTCGATCCGATTTCCGAGTTTCCGTGCGTCGGGCCGATCGTGGCCAAGATGCGCGAACATCGGCAA